From Candidatus Abyssobacteria bacterium SURF_5:
TACGGATCGATCTCGCCGTGGCTGGTGAAAAAACTGCGACGACCAAAGTTTTGCCCGCCGGATTGCGTCAGGCGAGCTCGACGAAAACCCGAAGGGTCGCGACCCGTTACGTTTGACCCTTTATTGTTGCGAGAATTTCTTTTCGCACCTTACCCGCAAGTTCGACCGCCAAGTGGGCCTCATTCGCACTCAGTTCCGGGATATCTCCGGGATATCGGATTTCGACTCCATAGGGGTTCAAAGCGCGAATGTCCTGAAGCGACTGAGCCAACGCCGGGGCGACCGGCTCCAGAAGGTCGAGAATTTCAACCAAGTCGTGTGTCTTGGGAAAGTCGATTTGGTGATAAACGAGGAAAGCTTTCAGGTATTTCTCGGCGGCCTGTTGACTGTGAAAACCCACAGCGCCGAGATATGGCGAATGCTCTGAAAGAAGGTGTTCGGCCAACCCGAAATCTTCTTCAGCTTTGGCAAGCCATTGCTTGACAAGCTGGCGCTTTGCTTGCTCAGGCGGCTTCATAGATTACCCTGCCCGATCTGTTGGCGGGATAGGCAATTCCGCCGATGATGCTCTTGGTTTCCTCAAAACGCTCGGTCGGCATCACAATAACGTCGAAAGGATAGCCGAGTCCTCGGAGAGCATCACGCAGGCGCACACTTTCCTCGCGAACGTTGCCCGGCGAATCCTCCAGGATGAGGAGGTCAATATCACTGTCGCGGGTCATCCCGCCTGTGCTCGCGGAACCGAACAGAATAATGCGGTTCGGGCTGGCGATAGCCAATATTCGCCGTACGATCTCGTTGACCAGCTTTTCGTCTATGCCCACGGTTCCCTCGATTCTTATTTGTCCCACCTTTTTCTTATCATACACAGAACATATCATGGAGTCAAAGAAACTGATAGGATTCGAAGATCGAAAAATCTGGTGGCGAAGAACGTCAGCGAACTCAATGATAGATTCGGACGAATTGATCACGGTTCGGCTTAGAAGAGCGCCATCCAATACGTTCTTGTATCAATCATGAAACTCAAGGACATGCCTTGCGAATTCCTGCGGAAATTCTTCTTGCGGCAGGTGGCCGCACCCCGGAAGAATGACCAGCTTTGAACCGGCGATATCTTCGTGAAAATTATAGGCGTTTTCCGCGGGAATCCAAGTGTCATTCTCGCCCCAAACGATGAGCGCCGGCAGCGTGAGCGAAGGGATTTTCGCGGCCCATTCCTTCAGGTCTTCGCTCGAA
This genomic window contains:
- a CDS encoding HEPN domain-containing protein — encoded protein: MKPPEQAKRQLVKQWLAKAEEDFGLAEHLLSEHSPYLGAVGFHSQQAAEKYLKAFLVYHQIDFPKTHDLVEILDLLEPVAPALAQSLQDIRALNPYGVEIRYPGDIPELSANEAHLAVELAGKVRKEILATIKGQT
- a CDS encoding nucleotidyltransferase domain-containing protein — protein: MDGALLSRTVINSSESIIEFADVLRHQIFRSSNPISFFDSMICSVYDKKKVGQIRIEGTVGIDEKLVNEIVRRILAIASPNRIILFGSASTGGMTRDSDIDLLILEDSPGNVREESVRLRDALRGLGYPFDVIVMPTERFEETKSIIGGIAYPANRSGRVIYEAA